Within Spirochaetota bacterium, the genomic segment CATCAAGGCGGCCGCCCACGAGCGGGACTTTGGCCCGCTGGACCCGGAATGCGGGTGCTACGTATGCAGCAATTTTTCCAGGGCGTACCTGCGCCACATCTACAGGGCCGGCGAGGTGTCGGCACTCATATACAACACGTACCACAACCTCCATTTCATGCGCTCCTTCATGCGGGACGTCAGGGAGGGGATAGTGGGGGGCCGATTCGCCGGGGTCGCGGCGCGATGGGGCGCGGTGTTCGGCGGAGAACCCCGGGAGGCGTAGGGTCGCGGCGTGCGCGCGATGAGCCTCCCCGGCCGGGGGGAAATTTGACGGGGCGATAATTATTAATATTGACATGCGTGCAGGTTAAATGTAGCATTTGCCCGCAGTGCCTTTTTTGTTCCGGGCGACCCATAACCTGCGAGGGGTGGAGTGTAATGGATATTACGAAGCGTACGAAAGGCGAGATAACCGTGCTGGATATATCGGGTGAGATAGACCTCTACAACGCCCCGGAGATCAAGGACATCATCAACAAGCTCATCGAGGAGCAGAAATATAACGTGATCATCAACCTGGAAAAGGTGTCGTACATCGACTCGTCCGGTATCGGCGCCCTCATCTCGAGCCTCTCGAATCTTAAAAAATACCAGGGCGGTCTCAAGATCATAAACGTTTACGCGTCGGTGCGCAAGGTGTTCGAACTCACCAAGCTTACGTCGTTTTTCGAGATTTTCGACGCGGAAGCGGACGCACTCGCGTCCTTCATCAAATAGCAAGCCCCGGGACGCCATTCCGGCCGGCGCGCGCGCGTACGGCCATAGTATACTCTATTGTGAAGCGAGGAACCCTGATGAAGATGCGCAAACAGTCTCTTCTAATAATGGCGTGCTGCGTGGCGCTGGCCCTGGCGGTCGCGTGCGGTGATCCCATTCCGATCAAAGAAATGTCCCTCGCGAAATCGATGATGACGCAGGCGCAGTCGGTGAAGGCTGACAAGTACGCCCCCAAGGAGCTCGAGGATGCGGGAAAGCTCCTCCTGGACTGCCACTCCGCGATCCTGGACGAGAAGTGGGATCTCTCCAAGGACCTGGCGGGCAAATCCTACGAAAAGGCGAAGGAAGCCTTCGACAAGTCGATCCCGCTCCTCGCGAAGGACGCGATGGACATCGCCGAGAAGAGCCTGAAGGAGGCCGAGGAGGCCTACGCCGAGGAGCTTGCAAAGGCCGAGTACGGGCAGGCGAAGGACGCGATGAAGGGCTCTTCCGACGGGTTCGAGAACAAGAAATTCTACGAGGCCTACGAAAAGGCGCTCGAGGCCGATAAGCTTGCGAAAAACGCGCGCAACGCGGCGCTGGGCAAGCAGGATACCCTGCGCGACGCCATCCGCGAGGTCGAGGTGACCCTGGACGAGGCCGCGAAGCTGAACGCCGCCGAATTCGCGCCCGAGAAGATGAAGGCCGCCGAGGAAAGCAAGAAGCTCGCCGAGGAGGCGCTCGTGGGGACGAAGCTCAAACAGGGATTCGACGCCGTGGGAATCGCGAAGGTGAGCGCCGATGAGGCCTACCTCGAGGCGCTCAAGGGATCGTCCCGCGAAGCAATCGTGAGCGCGGAGATGAGCCTGGAAAAGGCCGAGAAATCGGCGGGGGCGCTCACCGCGAAGGAAGAGCTCGCCGCATCGAAGGAGGCCGTGGGCAAGGCGAAGGAGCAGTTCGCCGACGCGCGCTACAAGGAGTCCCTGACCTCATCCGCCGAGGCCAAGAGGCTGGCCGCGATCGTTATCGGCGGAAAGGCGGCAGGCGGCGCCGTGATCGTGGGCGCGGGCGGCGCGACGAAAACGGGCGTCGAGGGCGTCGCCGCGTACCCCGTCGGCTCGACGGTAGTGGGCGCGAACGGCGAATACATCGTGACCGGGGAATTCACCCCCTACAAGGTCCTCCTGAACGAGGCCGACAGGGAATGCCTGTGGAAGATATCCCAGAAAAATTACGGCGACTGGAAGCTCTGGCGCGTGATCTATTCGGCGAATACCGACCAGATCAAAAACTGGGACCTGATATATCCCAATCAGGTTCTCAGGCTGCCGGTCCTCAAGAAGGTCGAGAAGAAGTAGCGGATTAATTCAATCAATAAAAAACGAAGGCGCGGATTCGAATCCGCGCCTTCGTTTTTTATTGCGCCCGGGCAGGGACAGCACGAGGACCGCATGAAGGCCGTATCGGACCCCCCCGCCTGAAAATTTTCGTAACCGCCCGGGCTCCCGGGAAACAGAATTAGAACGCCGGATAACGGGTGGGGATTTCGAAGCGTAGGGGGCGTGCACACTATGAATTACGAGGAGATCGTGAGGCTGGGCGAGGAGGTGCGCGCGCGCGGCGCCTTCGTCGGGCGGATCAAGGCGGCGATGGGTTCCGTGATCGTGGGACAGGATTACCTCATCGAGCGGATCATCATCGCGTTTATGTGCGGCGGCCATATCCTGCTCGAGGGGATGCCGGGGCTCGCGAAGACCCTGGTCGTGCGCGCGTTCGCGCGCAGCGTCAGGGCATCGTTCGGCCGCATCCAGTTCACCCCCGACCTGCTTCCCGCGGACCTGGTGGGAACCCGCATCTACAACCCCAGGGACCTCGATTTTTTCACGCGGCGGGGTCCCGTGTTCACGAACATCCTGCTCGCCGACGAGATAAACCGCGCCCCCGCGAAGGTGCAGTCGGCCCTGTTGCAGGCGATGGAGGAGCGGTCGGTGACCATTGGCGACGAGACGCACGCGCTTCCCACGCCCTTCATGGTCCTTGCGACGCAGAATCCTATCGAGCAGGAGGGGACCTACCCGCTCCCCGAGGCGCAGATAGACCGCTTCTTCATGAAGTGTGTGGTCGGCTACCCCGCAAAGGAAGAGGAGAGGGACATTCTCCTTCGAATCGAGACCATCGACGCGGAGCGCGTCGAGCCGGTCGCGGAACCCGCCGAAATCTTCGAGGGGGCGCGGCTCGCGGGGAGCATCCACATGGACGACAAGATCGTGGACTACATCGTAAGCCTGGTGCGGGAGACGCGCGCCCCCAGGGACAAGACGTGCGCGCGGCACATAGAGTTCGGGGCGAGCCCACGCGCCTCGATCGCGCTCATGCGCGCGGCGCGCGCGCTCGCCTTCGTGCGCGGGCGCGGCTACGTCGTGCCCGACGACATCCGCGAGACCGGCGCCGACGTCCTGCGCCACCGCATCATTCTCACCTACGACGCGGAGGCCGAGGGTAAAAACGCCGACGACGTGATCAGGGCGATTTTCGATTCCGTCGAGGTGCCGTAGGTGGACACCGACCGTAAAGCCCTCGCCAGGCGCATCCGGCTTAAGGCCCGGAAAAAGCTCAACAGCCTTTTCGTGGGTGAGTACCACAGCGCCTTCAAGGGGCGCGGGCTTTCCTTCGAAGGCGTGCGCGAGTACCGGTACGGGGACGACGTGCGCAGCATCGACTGGAACGTATCCGCGCGCATGCAGAGTCTCTTCATAAAAGAGTTCGCGGAGGAGCGAGAGCTTTCGGTGGCGCTCCTGCTGGACGTGTCGGGCTCGCTGGAATTCGGCAGCGTGCGCCCGAAGCGCGCGCTCATGCTCGAGGCGGCGGCGCTCTTTCTCTTTCTCGCGGGCATGAACAACGACCGCGTCGCGCTCCTGCTTTACTCGGACCGCGTTGAAAAATACGTACCGCCCCGCAAGGGGAGGCGCGCGCTCGCGCCCCTCATCGACGAGGCCGCGCGCTTCGTTCCGTCCGGGCGCGCCACGCGGCTCGAGGCGGCCGCGCAATTCATCGACAGGGTGCTCAAAAAACGCAGCGTGGTGTTCGTGATATCGGATTTCAGGGACGGCGGCGCGGCCGCGGCGCTGCGCAGGCTGGGGCGGCGGCACGATGTGATACCCGTGGTCGTATCGGACCCCCTGGACTTTGAAAGCCGGTTTGACGGGCTCTTCGAGCTCAGGGACCTGGAAACCGGCGCGCGGGCGCTTATCGACGCCGTTCCCGGCGCGCCCGGTGAGCCGCGCCTGGGCGGGATGGAGGCGATCAGGTTATCCACGGACGCCGCGATCGAATCCCCGGTGCTCCGGTTCTTCGAGCGCCGCAACAGGGCGCGCAGGCCGCGGGAGGCGTCCGCCCGATGAAGCGCGCGGCGCTCGCACTGTGCGCGTTATGCGCCATGTATTCGTGCACGGATGACGGGGGCCGGGGCGCGGCCAGGCCGAGTGCCCCGGTGCGCGCCGTGGTCACGCCGGTGAAATGCACCGTGGGAACCCCCCTGGACTATCGAATTATGATCTCCGCGCCGGACGCGGGAAAATTCGCGATTACGCTGCCGGAAAAGGGCGCGGTGTATCCGCCGGCGGAAGACGCCCGCGGCGACGGCAGGCAGGGCGTCCCGGGAAACACTGAAAAAAAGGCGCGCGCCGAGGTGCCGCTCTACACGGTGAGCGCGGCGACGGAAATTAACGAGACGGGAGAAAAGGGCGCGGCACGGGTCATTTCGGTGAGGCTTGCGTATTTCCGCACCGGTAATTTCGAGCTTCCGCGCGTCCCGATCGGGGGCGCGGACGGCGTAAGTGTAGGCTACGCGCTTCCCCGGGTCGAGGTCGAGGCGACGAACGCTACCGGGCAGTTTCACGAGATCGAGCCGCCCCGCGAATTCGGGGGGTACTACTGGAGGATGATCGCGCTCGCGGGGGGCCTTGTGCTCCTGGCCTCCGCGGGGGGTGTCGCGTGGCGGATGCGGGGACGCGGCATGCCGGTATACGATGCCGCGATAGTTTCCGTTTCACCGCTCGAAACGTTTCTTGGGGAGATGGCCGTAATCCGCGGTGAGCGATCCCCCGGCGGAACGGGCGACAAGGAGCGTGCGGGTGCGGTGCACGAGGCGTTCAGGAGATTCGTGAAAGCCGAATGCGGGATCGAGGCGATGGAAATGACGGGTGCAGGGCTCGTGCGCGCGCTCGATGAGTGGAACGCACGGATACCAGGCGGGGGCGCGCCGGGCGGCCTCGACCGGTGCATACACCTCTGGGATCTCGCGAAATTCGCCGAGTTCAAGGCGCCCCCGGGCGCGCTCCTTGAAAGCCTGATCGAAATCGAAGCGATCGCGCGGGCGATCGCGGAAAGGGGCGGTCGTGAGCGGGCTTGAATTCAGAGAGCCGCTCTGGTTCCTCCTGCTTATTCCCTGGGCGGGAACGATCGCGTGGTACCTGTTCGCGCGTGTGCGGGAGCGCGAGACCTCCATCTCCGTTCCGTCCATTGACGCGTATGAAAAGGCGCCTTCGCTGCGCGCCGCCACCTACGATTACCTTCCCCTGCTGAGGGCCGTTTCCACGCTTCTGCTGGTGATCGCGCTTGCGGGACCGGGGAAGAGCCTTGGATTTACGAGCGTTCTCCACCCGGGTATAGACATATTCGTCGCGCTGGACGTATCGGACTCAATGGGGAGCGAGGACTTTGAGCCTAAAAATCGTCTGCAGGTGGCGAAGAACGTACTGCGCGATTTCATCACTCTCAGGGTGCACGACCGCATTGGGCTCGTCGTCTTTTCGGGGGAGGCCTGCCTGATGAGCCCGCTCACACTCGAGCACGAAACCATCGCGGAGACGCTGGACGAGGCGGACCTTGACACCGTACGCGAGGAAGGGACCGCGATCGGCGAGGCGCTGGCCCTGGCGGCCTCGCGCATGCCCGAAGAAAAGGGGCGCACCCGTATCGTGCTGCTCCTCACCGACGGCGTGAACAACCGGGGAAGCGTGGAGCCCGAGACGGCGGCCCGCATGTGCGCGCGCATGGGGATAAAGGTGTACACCGTGGGTATCGGGAGCGACGAGCCCCGGACCGCGTGGCAGGGTCTGCGCTCGCTCTTCAAGGGGCGGCACCAGGAGTTCGACGAGGCCACCGTGAAGGAGATCGCCGCTATCACCGGCGGAAAATATTTCAGGGCAAGCTCGGCGGGGGTGCTCTGGGAAAACGTGAAGGACATCGACGCGCTCGAGAAGAGCACGGTCAGGAAAAACGAGTACATGGAGTTCCGGGACGGGTTCATGCCGTGGCTTGCCGTGGCGGCGCTGTTTTTCCTGGCGGAAATAATCCTGCGCGCGGCCGTGTACAGGAAGGTGCCGTGATGACCTTTGCCGCCGCGGAATACTGGGTTTATGTCCTCCTGATCGCGGGGTGCGCGGCGGGGCTCTACGCGTGGTACCTTTCCTGGAAATCGCGCGTGGTTCGAAAACTTTTCCCCGGTCCCGGGACCGGGGATGCGCTTGTCCCCCGCGCACGGCGTGCGGCGATCGCGAAAAACGCGCTCGTGTTCGTTTCCATAATGCTGGCGGCGTTCGTCATGCTGAGGCCGCAGTGGGGGGAGCGCGACCAGGAGGGCGCGATCGAGGGCGCGGACGTGCTTGTCGCGCTCGATGTGAGCAGGAGCATGGACGCGCAGGACGTGAACCCATCGAGGCTCGCGCGCGCGAAGAATGCCGTGCGGTTGCTCGCGGAATCGGCGCGCGGGGGGAGGATCGGGCTCGTGCTTTTCGCAGGGGACGCCTACGTGCAGTGTCCGCTCACCGGCGATATCGACGCCTTCCTCATGTTCCTGAACTCGGTGGACACGGGCGCAATACGGCGCCAGGGGACCGATGTAGGCAGGGCGCTCGAGGCGTCCGCGCGCGTGTTCGAACGCAGGAGGCTCACCGCGCGCACGCTCGTGCTCATAAGCGACGGCGAAGACCACGAGGGGGGCGCGGATGCGGGTGCGGAACGGTTGAAAGAGCTTGGCGTGACCGTGTTCACGGTGGGTGTGGGCACCGAGGCCGGCGCCGTCGTTCCCCTGGACGACCGGTCCGCATTGTCCGACCACAAGGGCGGCCGCGTGCGCTCGAGCAAGTCGGTCGCAACCCTCGAACGGATCGCGGAGCGCACGGGCGGTGAATGCCTGGATATCACCGGGGGCCTATCGGACATGAAGGTCGTCATGGGCGCGCTTGACGGGTCGGCGAAGACGGAACGCGGCCGGCGCACGGTTTCACGGAAGATCGACCGCTATCATGGCTTCGCCCTCGCGCTGCTCGCGCTTCTTTCCATAGAAGCCCTCATTCCCGACAGGAGGCGTATATAACTATGTACCGCCTCACGTTCATTCGAAGGGCATCCGGCGCGTACGCGCTTGTGCTCGCCGCGCTCCTGCTCTTTACCGCCTGGCTTGATCCGCTGCGCGACGCGGTGCGCGAGGGAAACGAACGCTACGCGGAAAAAGACTACGAGGGGGCGCTGCGCTCTTACGGCGACGCCCGCGGGTATGCGCCCGCCGCAAAACTGCCTTTGCTCGATTTCAACGAGGGGGACGCGCGCTACATGAGCGGCGATTACGAGGCGGCGCTTGAACGGTTCCGCGGCGCCGCGGCTCCCGGCGAAGACGCGCCCCGGGCGCACTCATACTTCAACATGGGCAACGCATATTATAAAAAGGGCGACAGCGCCCGGGCGATAGATTCCTATGTTGAAGCGCTCAAGGCGGACCCCGATTTTCTCCCCGCGAAACGCAATCTTGAATTTCTCGCGCGCGAGGAGCACAAGAAAAATAAAGGGGATAAAGGACAGGGCGAAAAAGGAGAGGGCGGGGCCGATGCGCTGGAAGGCCAACGGGAACGGGACCGGGGCAGGGGCGACGCCGGTGACGGCTCGAAAACGGGACCAGGCGCGCTGGACAGGGACCAAGTGGAGAACATACTCAAATCGATGCGGGACAGGCCGGTCCGCCGGGAACGGGGAAAGGATTCGGGAGGGGAGCACAATGAAAAACCCTGGTAGCGTGCTGCTCATGCTGGCGCTGGCGCTCGCGGGTGCGCGTTCCGCCGCGGCCGCGGCGACGCTCGAGGCGCGCCTCCAGCCGGACCGCGTCGAGGAGGGCGAAATCGCGATGCTGGAGCTCAAGGTTCATGACGCGGCCTCCGCGGAAATTATCGAGCTTCCCTCCGTGCCGGGTATCGAGGCGCGCAAGGGCGGCTCGCAGCGGTTCTCCAATGTACACATCGTCAAAGACGAGAGCGGGTCCAGGAAGGTCTCCGAGTCCGGCGTGCTTCTCCTGGTGCAACTCGTCCCCGCGCGCGCGGGATCATACAGTATCCCGCCGGTGAGGCTCAAGGCCGGGACCCAGACGCTCGTCTCCCCCGAGTTGGTACTGACGGCGGTGAGCGCGGGGCACACCGGTTCCCGGTCCGGCGGCCTGCTGCGCATCGTCGCCGAGCCGGTGAAGCGGCGCGTGTTCACCGGTGAACCGATCATCATACGCTATTTCGTCGCGGGCCGGGGGGCGCGGATAAGCAGGAAGCCCGCGGTCGAAAAATTTCCGGAGGCAAAGGGCTTCATCGTCAAGGAGGTGCGTGAACCCGTCGCCGACCAGTCCGTTGAGGATGCAGGCGAGAGGATCGTGAAGACGCACGCGGTCACGCTCGTTCTCGTTCCCGCCGAGGCGGGCGACTTCAGCGTGGGCGGGGGAAGCCTCGCGGTGGAAACGGCGCGGGGCGAGGGACTGTTTTCCTTCCCGAGGAAGCAGAGCCTGCAATTCCCGAAGGAGGCGTTTACCGTGATAAAAACCCCCGACGAGGGACGGCCCGGGGAATTTCACGGGGACGTGGGCTCGTTCGTCATGACGGCCGAGTATGAGAAGGATCCCATAGTGTCCTTCGATGAAAAGCGGGTCAGGGTCCAGGTGAAGGGCTCGGGGAACCTGGTTACCCTCTCGCGCCCCGAGGCCCCCGAAACCGACGCGATAAAGGTTCTCTTCGAGGAGGGGAGCGATAAATTTCGCATAACGGAAAACAGGGTGGAGGGGGAGCGCGAGTTCATCTTCACCATCGTGCCCGAGAGCGCCGGGCCGGTAAGGCACCCCGGATTTAAAATGTCCTTCTTCAATCCCACGACGCTGAAATA encodes:
- a CDS encoding anti-sigma factor antagonist, yielding MDITKRTKGEITVLDISGEIDLYNAPEIKDIINKLIEEQKYNVIINLEKVSYIDSSGIGALISSLSNLKKYQGGLKIINVYASVRKVFELTKLTSFFEIFDAEADALASFIK
- a CDS encoding DUF4398 domain-containing protein, whose translation is MKMRKQSLLIMACCVALALAVACGDPIPIKEMSLAKSMMTQAQSVKADKYAPKELEDAGKLLLDCHSAILDEKWDLSKDLAGKSYEKAKEAFDKSIPLLAKDAMDIAEKSLKEAEEAYAEELAKAEYGQAKDAMKGSSDGFENKKFYEAYEKALEADKLAKNARNAALGKQDTLRDAIREVEVTLDEAAKLNAAEFAPEKMKAAEESKKLAEEALVGTKLKQGFDAVGIAKVSADEAYLEALKGSSREAIVSAEMSLEKAEKSAGALTAKEELAASKEAVGKAKEQFADARYKESLTSSAEAKRLAAIVIGGKAAGGAVIVGAGGATKTGVEGVAAYPVGSTVVGANGEYIVTGEFTPYKVLLNEADRECLWKISQKNYGDWKLWRVIYSANTDQIKNWDLIYPNQVLRLPVLKKVEKK
- a CDS encoding AAA family ATPase translates to MNYEEIVRLGEEVRARGAFVGRIKAAMGSVIVGQDYLIERIIIAFMCGGHILLEGMPGLAKTLVVRAFARSVRASFGRIQFTPDLLPADLVGTRIYNPRDLDFFTRRGPVFTNILLADEINRAPAKVQSALLQAMEERSVTIGDETHALPTPFMVLATQNPIEQEGTYPLPEAQIDRFFMKCVVGYPAKEEERDILLRIETIDAERVEPVAEPAEIFEGARLAGSIHMDDKIVDYIVSLVRETRAPRDKTCARHIEFGASPRASIALMRAARALAFVRGRGYVVPDDIRETGADVLRHRIILTYDAEAEGKNADDVIRAIFDSVEVP
- a CDS encoding DUF58 domain-containing protein, with protein sequence MDTDRKALARRIRLKARKKLNSLFVGEYHSAFKGRGLSFEGVREYRYGDDVRSIDWNVSARMQSLFIKEFAEERELSVALLLDVSGSLEFGSVRPKRALMLEAAALFLFLAGMNNDRVALLLYSDRVEKYVPPRKGRRALAPLIDEAARFVPSGRATRLEAAAQFIDRVLKKRSVVFVISDFRDGGAAAALRRLGRRHDVIPVVVSDPLDFESRFDGLFELRDLETGARALIDAVPGAPGEPRLGGMEAIRLSTDAAIESPVLRFFERRNRARRPREASAR
- a CDS encoding VWA domain-containing protein — protein: MSGLEFREPLWFLLLIPWAGTIAWYLFARVRERETSISVPSIDAYEKAPSLRAATYDYLPLLRAVSTLLLVIALAGPGKSLGFTSVLHPGIDIFVALDVSDSMGSEDFEPKNRLQVAKNVLRDFITLRVHDRIGLVVFSGEACLMSPLTLEHETIAETLDEADLDTVREEGTAIGEALALAASRMPEEKGRTRIVLLLTDGVNNRGSVEPETAARMCARMGIKVYTVGIGSDEPRTAWQGLRSLFKGRHQEFDEATVKEIAAITGGKYFRASSAGVLWENVKDIDALEKSTVRKNEYMEFRDGFMPWLAVAALFFLAEIILRAAVYRKVP
- a CDS encoding VWA domain-containing protein, with amino-acid sequence MMTFAAAEYWVYVLLIAGCAAGLYAWYLSWKSRVVRKLFPGPGTGDALVPRARRAAIAKNALVFVSIMLAAFVMLRPQWGERDQEGAIEGADVLVALDVSRSMDAQDVNPSRLARAKNAVRLLAESARGGRIGLVLFAGDAYVQCPLTGDIDAFLMFLNSVDTGAIRRQGTDVGRALEASARVFERRRLTARTLVLISDGEDHEGGADAGAERLKELGVTVFTVGVGTEAGAVVPLDDRSALSDHKGGRVRSSKSVATLERIAERTGGECLDITGGLSDMKVVMGALDGSAKTERGRRTVSRKIDRYHGFALALLALLSIEALIPDRRRI
- a CDS encoding tetratricopeptide repeat protein — protein: MYRLTFIRRASGAYALVLAALLLFTAWLDPLRDAVREGNERYAEKDYEGALRSYGDARGYAPAAKLPLLDFNEGDARYMSGDYEAALERFRGAAAPGEDAPRAHSYFNMGNAYYKKGDSARAIDSYVEALKADPDFLPAKRNLEFLAREEHKKNKGDKGQGEKGEGGADALEGQRERDRGRGDAGDGSKTGPGALDRDQVENILKSMRDRPVRRERGKDSGGEHNEKPW